One window of the Rhizobiaceae bacterium genome contains the following:
- a CDS encoding PilZ domain-containing protein has translation MPSDEQRRERRRRVLKGATIIIDTKTSEIACVVRNQHEGGAELKVHPEIALPPTFTLYVPADQIAYRCELRWRSRERVGVAFTGTGPKPRFHYG, from the coding sequence ATGCCTAGCGATGAACAGCGACGAGAGCGCAGGCGCCGCGTATTGAAGGGCGCGACGATAATCATCGACACGAAAACCTCCGAGATAGCCTGCGTCGTGCGCAATCAGCACGAGGGTGGCGCAGAATTGAAGGTGCACCCGGAAATCGCGCTCCCGCCGACCTTCACGCTCTATGTCCCGGCCGACCAGATCGCCTACAGATGCGAACTGCGGTGGCGCAGCCGCGAGCGCGTCGGCGTCGCCTTCACCGGTACCGGACCAAAGCCCCGGTTCCACTACGGCTGA
- a CDS encoding cytochrome c3 family protein, producing the protein MWPRLKAAALWAWHILATPAATLSLGFLTLGGFVGGVIFWGAFNTALELTNTEQFCISCHEMESNVYEELTRTVHFSNRSGVRASCPDCHVPHEWTDKIARKMQASKEVWGKIFGTINTRRKFLDHRLELAQHEWARLKANDSLECRNCHSSVAMDLSKQTERAATIHTRYLLSGEATCIDCHKGIAHELPNMEGVDPGWKVPPELEGEGLPSTSVFDELERLARSPHRVMWSLDDEVHPAALQMVATPTE; encoded by the coding sequence ATGTGGCCGCGCCTGAAGGCCGCGGCTCTCTGGGCGTGGCACATTCTCGCGACGCCCGCCGCGACGCTCAGTCTGGGTTTCCTGACGCTCGGCGGCTTCGTCGGCGGCGTGATTTTCTGGGGCGCGTTCAACACCGCCCTGGAACTCACGAACACCGAGCAGTTCTGCATTTCCTGCCACGAGATGGAATCCAACGTCTATGAGGAGCTGACGCGCACCGTCCACTTCTCGAACCGTTCCGGCGTCAGGGCGTCATGTCCAGACTGCCACGTCCCGCACGAATGGACCGACAAGATCGCAAGGAAGATGCAGGCCTCGAAGGAAGTGTGGGGCAAGATCTTCGGCACCATCAACACGCGCCGGAAGTTCCTCGACCACAGGCTGGAGCTGGCGCAGCACGAATGGGCCCGGCTGAAGGCGAACGACAGCCTTGAATGCCGGAACTGCCATTCTTCGGTGGCGATGGATCTGTCCAAGCAGACCGAGCGCGCCGCCACGATCCATACGCGCTACCTGCTTTCAGGAGAAGCGACCTGCATCGACTGCCACAAGGGCATCGCGCACGAGCTTCCGAACATGGAAGGCGTCGATCCGGGCTGGAAGGTCCCGCCGGAACTCGAGGGCGAGGGGTTGCCGTCGACCTCGGTGTTCGACGAACTGGAGCGCCTCGCCCGATCTCCGCACCGCGTCATGTGGAGCCTGGACGACGAGGTCCATCCCGCTGCGTTGCAGATGGTGGCGACACCGACGGAGTAG
- a CDS encoding nitrate reductase cytochrome c-type subunit, which produces MTSSIVPPLTGATQPMDELPADPTPKWTIDDIRQMRAYPDQPPIIPHSIEGYQLSVNTNRCLSCHKREFTQGSGAPMISVTHYITREGQMLADVSPRRYFCTACHVPQADTAPLVGNTFTDMSKLGVGHAGDQ; this is translated from the coding sequence ATGACGTCGTCCATCGTCCCGCCGCTCACCGGAGCGACGCAGCCCATGGACGAACTTCCGGCCGATCCGACGCCGAAATGGACGATAGACGACATCCGCCAGATGCGCGCCTATCCCGACCAGCCGCCTATCATTCCGCATTCGATCGAGGGCTATCAGCTTTCCGTCAACACGAACCGCTGCCTGTCGTGCCACAAGCGCGAGTTCACGCAAGGGTCGGGCGCGCCCATGATCAGCGTCACGCACTACATCACCCGCGAGGGCCAGATGCTCGCCGACGTCTCGCCGCGTCGCTACTTCTGCACGGCCTGCCACGTGCCGCAGGCCGACACCGCGCCGCTCGTCGGCAATACATTCACCGACATGAGCAAGCTGGGCGTCGGCCACGCGGGAGATCAATAG